Part of the Janibacter endophyticus genome is shown below.
TCCGCTCCGAGCAGCCGCTGCTCGGGATGCGCGTCCCCCCGTCGAGCCTCGGGGTCGAGCTGGACCCACGGGTCCGCCCTGGGCTGGTGCAGGAGGCAGACCTGGTCCTGCCCGCGGCCGAGCACATGTTCACCGAGGAGATCGGCTACCCGCCCTACCAGGGCTCGCCGACGTACTACCTCGACTCCTTGCGGGCGCTCCTGCGCAAGGGCCGGACCTATGTCGTCGTGGAGCACGGCGAGGTGATCTTCAAGGCCGACGTCGGCTCGCTCGCCGTCGGCTGCGCGCAGGTCCAGGGCGTGTGGCTCGCGCCGCGGCTGCGCGGGCAGGGCCTGGCCGCCCCGATGATGGCCAGCGTCGTCGAGCTGACGATGGCCGACCATGCGCCGTTCGTCACGCTCTACGTCAACGACTACAACGCTCCGGCGCTGGCGACGTACGGTCGAATCGGCATGGAGCGCATAGGAACCTTCGCCACGATCCTCTTCTAGGAGCACGGATGAGCCAGCTTGTGTGGACACCACTGACCGATGGGGACCTCGACTCCCTCGTCGCCGTGGCGCAGGCCTGCCTCGACCGGGACGGTGGTCTGCCCGACCTCGCGACGCCGGAGCGGATCGCCTCGCTCTTCGGCGGGCGCGAGGGCATCGTCGGCCGGGACGACCTCCAGGAGGTCGTCGCGGCGGTGGCGATGACCAAGGACATCCGCGGCGGATTCACCGCCTCGGGGCTCGTGCACCCCAGCGCCTACGGCCAGGGTCTCGGCCTCGAGCTCGCCCGATGGGTCCGCGAGCACAGCAAGGGCGCAACGATCCACCTCGTGATGGAGTCGGTGAGCCCGGAGGCGGAGGAGCTCTTCGCCAACATCGGCCTGCACCGGACCTTCTCCGAGACCGTCATGCGCCACAACCTCAAGCACATCCCTTTCGTCCGGCTCGCCGACGACCTCGTCAGCCTGCCCTTCACCGAGGACCTGTCCGAGACCTTCCACAAGGCCTACGAGCAGTCCTTCCAGGACCAGCCCGGCTACGACAAGGGCGCCGCGACCGCCTGGGGCGCATGGCTGCGTGAGCAGGAGGGCTTCCTACCCGAGGCGTCGCGCGTCATGATCGACAAGACCGGTCACGTCG
Proteins encoded:
- a CDS encoding GNAT family N-acetyltransferase yields the protein MSQLVWTPLTDGDLDSLVAVAQACLDRDGGLPDLATPERIASLFGGREGIVGRDDLQEVVAAVAMTKDIRGGFTASGLVHPSAYGQGLGLELARWVREHSKGATIHLVMESVSPEAEELFANIGLHRTFSETVMRHNLKHIPFVRLADDLVSLPFTEDLSETFHKAYEQSFQDQPGYDKGAATAWGAWLREQEGFLPEASRVMIDKTGHVVGFVTVSEDWIEEVGVVPAWRGKGVGAHLVVRTLRAMQKRGAERVWLAVGSKNPARSLYERLGFKKYGTRARYLLPGEIEEPVGEAAEALLRRVTRPVVTT
- a CDS encoding GNAT family N-acetyltransferase, with product MLRTRSPVRLLTLEDRDAALELCARDPAANVYVASRILDGALGLGSTAVAGYFDGDELRSLLWTIANVVPVETDAAARAAFADRARKVRRRCASFLGPQDQVMGLWDVVGEAYARPRSIRSEQPLLGMRVPPSSLGVELDPRVRPGLVQEADLVLPAAEHMFTEEIGYPPYQGSPTYYLDSLRALLRKGRTYVVVEHGEVIFKADVGSLAVGCAQVQGVWLAPRLRGQGLAAPMMASVVELTMADHAPFVTLYVNDYNAPALATYGRIGMERIGTFATILF